The following coding sequences are from one Limnobacter sp. SAORIC-580 window:
- a CDS encoding RHS repeat-associated core domain-containing protein has protein sequence MDFVQLPVFGQSVKSGLGLRFRGNYWAFFDKRTELSPWLALHRESINDTELDELMLHGFPRTRTGDTVDCKVLTHFGLVQGDMYADGFFVGRSERQRTAAFTGDLLVIKIPLTANPQKDLLNPNSIYWASETKLLAHQAGSTEYERGKALVEMATILLARWREHDAQNLEFKVKHRIHELWEEGKAVGQGAGAAAMGFIEGLWSLIKISVEFTVNAVKATCAGFETLINSNFAQIQQMLVGAGMAAYNTAQEMIAALKEGMRLFNLIGSDRLLRTGLFEFLDGYSESVPHLRRLRNAATVVVAIGIEVLLALATFGGSLAVGAARVGARVANGASKVGPFTQAAIRHLANYAKALEKAQASKLRSIDGAPSGNRSSKNSTTTTAAAKPAEPGKPAASNTQGANTPKVADTKTAGEPISMINGEELLQLLDCSMPGLVGLNWQRTYRSSLAEQGFNAGLGAGWAHPLSQHLLAQAGALESSLNYIDEEGRTVYFKPLKVGQRCTNTSEFLTLTRTAETAYRLQASNGLGLAWHFEHLELAQGSEPTQNETQRFSLVRIEDAFGNALAIDYTHGVPTHLYSSQSSWVLGYNEQGLLAQIAQLAKGCSADETDTALEQNQLGLNQLILVQYRYNAQGQLVAVSDAAGFEEQYAYNKRNVLVQRTLKSGYNIYFEWEQAGEHSRCVRQWGDPVGGQPTYHYRFEWDIHGTATNVAMDSRGARTEYQFNAQGLPVLEKGPEGAVTRTTYNSNGQVLERIDALGHREQFQYNSQGHLVAYTNKLGQLHRFEVNAQGQVLKHINAEGHVRSNTYTAEGLLASHTDATGATTRYRYNHLGLLCEVTNPLGQSTRMLYNAQGQLQAQTNALGQSNTYQFDAWGRLAGISNPLGRSAYYAYDLLGRCTRATNHEGLSTEYSYGPLGQLERITDPTGRSAVYEYADKLSQPTARIDAQGFTLRYRYDSERNLIELQNENGQSCHFEYDLAERLTKESGFDGRVQTYQYNAVGHLLEKQEWGVLHGAANGLCLDQIPKQPLAYSRYKRDALGRLLKARQSDGEEATFAYNPQGQLVQASNAHRTLQWEVDAEGRVLAERQDQHRIDHQYNPAGWLKQTSWGAMGGGLPSGALAYQYNALGLLSEINFNGELLAQFERDTLGREVVRKLGNQVHTQSLYDPQGRLVGQVNRRANGSKTERRDELSPTVSRRRYCYNQSNQLVRIDDQGHGTSLYHYDLLDRLRVVEGPTPEAFLFDPASNLLEALEGQEATDAQASRALPEPASPNARRPQQTPGNRLKRQGNRRFNYDDRGNRVEEIVERGPRQGQVTRYRYNAQNQLVEVNVAGVITRYAYDALGRRISKTTEPGAQQSTISTTTFYWNGDVLLSEINEGVSNTSSDGSTKPSRSYLFEPFSFKPLALVQHGHVYHYHTDHIGTPREITNAKAEVVWSSTFKTYGALALAHVNEVDNPLRFQGQYYDEETGLHYNRHRYYDPNSGQFTTQDPIGLLGGMNAYQYAPNPMTWVDPWGLSCKEGNESEFSGDSRTSPWLSDKRVGVVSHLETFRGGGSYLIPKSAYERFVAGKPMAGDPTGQFITTKSAMDKLLGKANGSLDFIKKELSIPENAWNEELMRVDVHNPLLHNARFPSGFERGANELFKWGGYTKGGMPEIVVDQFPIGGYSANTIGVKP, from the coding sequence ATGGATTTCGTTCAACTTCCCGTTTTTGGTCAATCGGTAAAGTCTGGTTTGGGGCTGCGTTTTCGCGGCAACTATTGGGCGTTTTTCGACAAACGCACCGAACTGTCACCCTGGTTGGCGCTGCACAGAGAGTCGATCAACGACACCGAACTCGATGAACTGATGCTGCATGGGTTTCCGCGCACGCGCACCGGCGACACCGTCGATTGCAAAGTGCTTACCCACTTTGGCCTGGTGCAGGGCGATATGTATGCCGATGGTTTTTTCGTGGGCCGCAGCGAAAGGCAACGCACAGCCGCATTCACTGGCGATTTGCTGGTGATAAAAATACCGCTGACAGCCAACCCGCAAAAAGACCTGCTCAACCCCAACAGCATTTACTGGGCCAGTGAAACCAAACTGCTTGCACACCAAGCTGGCAGCACGGAATACGAACGCGGAAAAGCACTGGTTGAAATGGCCACTATTTTGCTGGCCCGCTGGCGCGAACACGATGCACAAAACCTTGAGTTCAAGGTGAAACACCGCATTCATGAACTGTGGGAAGAAGGCAAAGCCGTTGGGCAGGGCGCTGGCGCTGCAGCCATGGGCTTTATCGAAGGTTTGTGGAGCCTGATCAAGATCAGTGTTGAGTTCACTGTGAATGCAGTAAAGGCCACCTGCGCTGGGTTCGAGACGCTGATCAATTCCAACTTTGCGCAAATTCAGCAAATGCTGGTGGGTGCGGGCATGGCGGCCTACAACACCGCGCAAGAAATGATCGCGGCCTTGAAGGAAGGCATGCGCCTGTTCAACCTGATTGGATCAGATCGCCTGTTGCGCACAGGCCTGTTTGAATTTCTGGACGGATATTCTGAAAGCGTACCCCACCTGCGGCGCTTGCGTAATGCAGCCACGGTGGTGGTGGCCATAGGCATTGAAGTGCTGCTGGCACTGGCCACATTCGGCGGAAGCCTTGCCGTGGGCGCAGCGCGAGTGGGTGCCAGGGTTGCAAACGGTGCCAGCAAAGTGGGCCCATTTACCCAGGCTGCAATTAGACACCTGGCCAATTACGCCAAGGCGCTTGAAAAGGCACAGGCCTCCAAACTGCGTTCAATCGATGGTGCGCCCTCTGGCAACCGATCTTCAAAAAACAGCACCACCACCACCGCAGCGGCAAAGCCTGCTGAGCCCGGCAAGCCGGCAGCGAGCAATACACAAGGTGCAAACACACCCAAAGTGGCCGACACCAAAACAGCCGGTGAACCCATCAGCATGATCAACGGTGAAGAACTGCTGCAATTGCTCGATTGCTCAATGCCCGGCCTGGTGGGCTTGAACTGGCAGCGCACTTACCGCAGCAGCCTTGCAGAACAAGGATTCAATGCAGGGCTTGGGGCCGGTTGGGCGCACCCCTTAAGCCAGCACCTGCTAGCCCAGGCGGGTGCACTGGAAAGCAGCCTGAACTACATCGACGAGGAAGGCCGCACGGTTTACTTCAAGCCCTTGAAGGTAGGCCAGCGCTGCACCAACACCAGTGAATTTTTAACCCTGACGCGCACCGCAGAAACAGCCTACCGTCTGCAAGCCAGCAACGGGTTGGGCTTGGCCTGGCACTTTGAACATCTTGAATTGGCGCAGGGCAGCGAACCCACGCAAAACGAAACACAGCGCTTCTCGCTGGTTCGCATTGAAGACGCCTTTGGCAATGCACTTGCTATCGACTACACGCACGGCGTTCCCACCCACCTCTACAGCAGCCAAAGCAGTTGGGTACTGGGTTACAACGAACAAGGCTTGCTTGCACAAATTGCCCAACTGGCCAAAGGTTGTTCAGCAGACGAAACCGACACCGCCCTTGAACAAAACCAATTGGGTTTGAATCAACTGATACTGGTGCAATACCGCTACAACGCACAGGGCCAGCTTGTGGCCGTAAGCGATGCTGCGGGCTTTGAAGAACAATACGCCTACAACAAACGCAATGTGCTGGTTCAGCGCACGCTAAAAAGCGGTTACAACATTTACTTTGAATGGGAGCAGGCGGGCGAACACTCCCGCTGCGTGCGCCAGTGGGGCGACCCTGTGGGTGGTCAACCCACCTACCACTACCGGTTTGAATGGGATATTCACGGCACGGCTACCAACGTTGCCATGGATAGCCGCGGTGCACGCACTGAATACCAGTTCAATGCCCAAGGCCTACCCGTGCTTGAAAAGGGCCCTGAAGGCGCTGTTACACGCACCACCTACAACAGCAATGGGCAAGTGTTGGAACGCATTGATGCGCTGGGCCACCGAGAGCAGTTTCAGTACAACAGCCAAGGCCATTTGGTGGCGTACACCAACAAGCTTGGGCAGCTGCACAGGTTTGAAGTCAACGCACAGGGGCAGGTGTTAAAGCACATCAATGCTGAAGGCCATGTGCGCAGCAACACTTACACAGCCGAAGGTTTGCTGGCCAGCCACACCGATGCCACAGGTGCCACCACTCGCTACCGTTACAACCACCTGGGTTTGTTGTGTGAAGTAACAAACCCCTTGGGCCAAAGCACGCGCATGTTGTACAACGCGCAAGGCCAGCTGCAAGCGCAAACCAATGCACTGGGGCAAAGCAACACTTACCAATTCGACGCCTGGGGGCGGCTGGCAGGCATAAGCAACCCGCTGGGGCGCAGTGCCTATTACGCCTACGACTTACTGGGTCGATGCACCCGCGCCACCAACCACGAGGGCCTAAGCACCGAATACAGCTACGGCCCACTGGGCCAGCTTGAACGTATTACCGACCCCACCGGCCGCAGCGCGGTTTACGAATATGCCGACAAATTAAGCCAGCCCACCGCACGCATTGATGCACAAGGTTTTACCCTTCGCTACCGCTACGACAGCGAACGCAATTTGATCGAACTGCAAAACGAAAACGGTCAAAGCTGCCACTTTGAATACGACCTTGCCGAACGCTTAACCAAAGAAAGCGGCTTCGATGGCCGGGTGCAAACCTACCAGTACAACGCAGTGGGCCACCTGCTTGAAAAGCAGGAATGGGGCGTGTTACACGGTGCCGCAAACGGGCTGTGTCTGGATCAAATACCCAAGCAGCCACTGGCCTACTCACGCTACAAGCGCGATGCCTTGGGCCGATTGTTGAAAGCCCGGCAAAGCGATGGTGAAGAAGCCACCTTTGCTTACAACCCGCAAGGCCAGTTGGTTCAAGCCAGCAACGCGCACCGCACCCTGCAATGGGAGGTAGATGCCGAAGGCCGCGTACTGGCCGAGCGTCAAGACCAGCATCGAATTGATCACCAATACAACCCGGCAGGCTGGCTCAAGCAAACCAGCTGGGGCGCAATGGGTGGTGGGCTACCTTCGGGTGCTTTGGCCTACCAGTACAACGCCTTGGGTTTGCTCAGCGAAATTAACTTCAACGGTGAACTACTGGCGCAGTTCGAGCGCGACACCCTGGGCCGTGAAGTGGTGCGCAAGCTGGGCAACCAGGTTCACACCCAAAGCCTGTACGACCCACAGGGCAGGCTGGTGGGGCAGGTAAATCGCAGAGCAAACGGTTCTAAAACCGAACGAAGGGATGAACTTTCCCCCACCGTTTCCCGCCGGCGCTACTGCTACAACCAGAGCAACCAACTGGTACGCATTGACGACCAAGGCCATGGCACCAGCCTTTACCACTACGATCTGCTGGACCGCTTGCGCGTGGTGGAAGGCCCCACACCGGAAGCATTTTTATTCGACCCCGCAAGCAATTTGCTTGAGGCGCTGGAGGGGCAAGAGGCCACCGATGCACAAGCAAGCCGTGCCTTGCCAGAGCCTGCTAGCCCCAATGCCCGCAGGCCACAACAAACCCCGGGCAACAGGTTAAAGCGCCAAGGCAACAGGCGCTTTAATTACGACGATCGCGGCAACCGCGTAGAAGAAATTGTTGAGCGCGGCCCACGCCAAGGGCAGGTAACGCGCTACCGCTACAACGCCCAAAACCAGCTTGTTGAAGTGAACGTGGCGGGGGTTATTACCCGCTACGCCTACGACGCACTGGGCAGGCGGATTAGTAAAACCACCGAACCCGGTGCACAGCAAAGCACCATCAGCACTACTACGTTTTACTGGAATGGTGATGTGCTGCTGAGTGAAATCAATGAGGGTGTGAGCAACACCAGCAGTGATGGCAGTACCAAACCGAGCCGCTCTTATTTGTTTGAACCTTTCAGCTTCAAACCGCTGGCCTTGGTGCAACACGGGCATGTGTACCACTACCACACCGACCACATCGGCACCCCGCGAGAAATTACCAACGCAAAAGCCGAAGTTGTGTGGTCCAGCACCTTCAAAACCTACGGTGCGCTGGCCCTTGCGCATGTGAACGAGGTGGATAACCCACTGCGGTTTCAAGGTCAGTATTACGACGAAGAAACGGGGCTACACTACAACAGGCACCGCTACTACGACCCCAACAGCGGGCAGTTCACCACGCAAGACCCCATTGGTTTGCTGGGTGGAATGAATGCGTACCAGTACGCACCGAACCCCATGACATGGGTGGATCCGTGGGGGTTGAGTTGTAAGGAAGGAAATGAGTCTGAATTCTCTGGAGATTCTAGAACAAGCCCTTGGTTGTCAGACAAGAGAGTTGGTGTTGTTTCACACTTGGAAACCTTCAGAGGTGGAGGTTCCTATTTGATCCCCAAAAGTGCTTATGAACGATTCGTAGCAGGCAAACCTATGGCCGGAGATCCTACAGGTCAATTTATAACTACTAAATCGGCAATGGATAAGTTATTAGGTAAAGCCAATGGAAGCTTGGATTTTATTAAAAAGGAACTAAGTATCCCCGAAAATGCTTGGAATGAAGAACTTATGCGAGTTGATGTTCACAATCCTCTTTTGCATAACGCTAGGTTTCCGTCTGGTTTTGAGCGTGGAGCTAATGAATTATTTAAATGGGGCGGATATACAAAGGGAGGCATGCCAGAGATAGTTGTGGATCAGTTCCCCATCGGCGGCTATTCGGCAAATACGATTGGAGTTAAACCATAA
- a CDS encoding helix-turn-helix domain-containing protein, with amino-acid sequence MALKKVNLSDVTVLIRTRRRELGLTQKQLGERLGIDQRTVSSLEKNPGSISVNRLFAVLDALQVSMYSSTDPRDESSLARLTVDQLFRNAKIV; translated from the coding sequence ATGGCACTGAAAAAAGTAAATCTGAGTGATGTCACCGTGCTGATTCGCACGCGCAGGCGAGAATTGGGCCTTACCCAAAAACAATTGGGCGAGAGGCTTGGTATAGATCAGCGCACGGTGTCTTCTCTGGAGAAAAACCCGGGGTCGATCAGCGTGAACCGCCTGTTCGCCGTGCTTGATGCGCTACAGGTCAGCATGTATTCCTCAACCGATCCTCGCGATGAAAGCAGCCTGGCTCGCCTCACTGTTGACCAGCTTTTTAGAAACGCAAAAATCGTTTAA
- a CDS encoding RHS repeat domain-containing protein, translating into MAGVITRYAYDALGRRISKSTEQGTTTFYWNGDVLLGEINEGVSNTSSDGSTKPSRSYLFEPLSFKPLALVQHGQVYHYHTDHIGTPREITNAKAEVVWSSTFKTYGALALAHVNEVDNPLRFQGQYYDEETGLHYNRHRYYDPNCGQFTTQDPIGLLGGMNAYQYAPNPMTWVDPWGLKGEEGTEVLALPAPKNSEPWMPGAPLISEPGPKGGMMIEMAMSPGQTRPGGWATTDNIPNVNYVRNELAVTPEFKPEVGTVQKFLIPEGVQIQRGTVGPQTFEGTVYAGGGSQVQILNYSDRAKLIPIGEPRPIN; encoded by the coding sequence GTGGCGGGGGTTATAACCCGCTACGCCTACGACGCGCTGGGCAGGCGGATTTCAAAAAGCACTGAGCAGGGCACCACCACCTTTTACTGGAATGGTGATGTGCTGTTGGGTGAAATCAATGAGGGTGTGAGCAACACCAGCAGTGATGGCAGTACCAAACCAAGCCGCTCTTATTTGTTTGAACCTTTGAGCTTCAAACCGCTGGCCTTGGTGCAACACGGGCAGGTCTACCACTACCACACCGACCACATCGGCACTCCGCGAGAAATCACCAACGCAAAAGCCGAAGTTGTGTGGTCCAGCACCTTCAAAACCTACGGTGCGCTGGCCCTTGCGCATGTGAACGAAGTGGATAACCCACTGCGGTTTCAAGGGCAGTATTACGACGAAGAAACGGGGCTACACTACAACAGGCACCGCTACTACGACCCCAACTGCGGGCAGTTCACCACGCAAGACCCAATCGGTTTGCTGGGTGGAATGAACGCCTACCAGTACGCGCCGAACCCCATGACCTGGGTGGATCCGTGGGGGTTGAAGGGCGAAGAGGGGACAGAGGTACTGGCATTGCCAGCACCCAAAAACTCAGAACCTTGGATGCCTGGTGCACCTCTAATATCAGAGCCAGGACCAAAGGGTGGAATGATGATAGAAATGGCGATGTCGCCCGGACAGACCCGCCCTGGAGGGTGGGCAACCACAGATAATATTCCAAATGTAAATTACGTGAGAAACGAGCTGGCTGTGACACCAGAATTTAAACCAGAGGTGGGGACTGTGCAAAAGTTTCTGATTCCGGAGGGTGTTCAGATACAACGAGGTACAGTGGGACCTCAAACTTTCGAAGGTACTGTTTATGCTGGTGGCGGAAGTCAAGTGCAAATTTTGAATTATTCTGATCGAGCAAAGTTGATTCCTATTGGTGAACCGAGGCCAATTAATTGA
- a CDS encoding HesB/IscA family protein produces MTTEAATPTCNIALTDAAQERILDLRDNMHKPAMIRLYVQGGGCSGFEYKIDLAKETDEDDILVQINPYIHIYVDQVSAPYLEGTTIDYEAHTLASRFVFNNPQAKSTCGCGSSFSVE; encoded by the coding sequence ATGACCACTGAAGCAGCAACACCCACTTGTAACATTGCCCTGACCGACGCGGCCCAAGAGCGAATTCTGGATTTGCGGGACAATATGCACAAACCGGCCATGATTCGCCTGTATGTGCAAGGTGGCGGCTGCTCAGGTTTTGAATACAAAATCGACTTGGCCAAGGAAACGGACGAGGACGACATACTGGTGCAAATCAACCCCTACATTCACATTTATGTAGACCAGGTCAGCGCCCCCTACCTGGAAGGCACCACCATCGACTATGAAGCCCACACCTTGGCTTCACGTTTTGTGTTCAACAATCCACAGGCAAAAAGTACCTGTGGCTGTGGGTCGAGCTTTTCGGTGGAATAA
- a CDS encoding PhoX family protein — protein MSYKLEPEDIGVNTAKELSLTEIVERAIKVNQGRRNVLKSGAGLAALSIFGLNACGSDGSVAATAPANTEVAFAAAAASSGSEVVVPNGYVAEILYRWGDPCVAGSPAFAGDLSETSAVAEQQSGDNHDAINFFPFKNADGSERSDVGLLCINHEYLNAEYYYDKVVSDSTVTFTFEDARKGQAAHGVSVIEVMRNSNGTWTVNRNSTFNRRIHGNTPIDISGPARGNVLMQTAADPTGTRALGTLNNCGAGQTPWGTYITCEENFNGYFGWTDTTFTRNALEARYGLSQTGFGYRWHESDPRFDISATGNRNEPNRFGWVVEIDPFRPASTPKKRTALGRFKHENAELVIDPTTKKVVVYMGCDERFEYVYKFVSDAAYDENNMAANADILDAGTLYVAQFNDDGTAGDGVGVGVWIPLVHGQNGLTTGNGYIDQADVLIRTRQAASTVGATPMDRPEWLAANPNKPGEVFVTLTNNSARTAGQVNEANPRANNIYGHIIRINETNANAVGTTFDWNIFLLAGEPGQELFNSPDGLQFDRLGRLWVQTDGNFSNTGAYAGHGNNQMLVADLDAGTVQRFFVGPDGCEVTGVTWTPDMRTMFVDIQHPGEVGRHPNATNPATGMPYTEAELIANPTAFSSWPDGATASRPRSATVVVRRTDGGIIGT, from the coding sequence ATGTCATACAAACTTGAACCAGAAGACATTGGCGTAAATACCGCCAAAGAATTGAGCCTGACCGAGATCGTTGAACGCGCGATCAAGGTGAACCAGGGCCGTCGCAATGTGTTGAAAAGCGGTGCCGGCCTAGCGGCGCTGTCAATTTTTGGTTTGAATGCCTGTGGATCGGATGGTTCAGTGGCAGCAACTGCCCCCGCCAACACTGAGGTGGCCTTTGCAGCCGCAGCGGCATCTTCGGGAAGCGAAGTGGTAGTACCCAATGGTTACGTGGCTGAAATTCTGTACCGCTGGGGTGATCCCTGCGTTGCCGGCTCACCCGCATTCGCAGGTGACTTGAGCGAAACATCTGCGGTGGCGGAACAGCAAAGCGGCGACAACCACGATGCGATCAACTTCTTCCCGTTCAAGAATGCAGATGGCAGCGAACGCAGCGATGTTGGCCTGCTGTGTATTAACCACGAGTACCTGAACGCTGAGTATTACTATGACAAGGTGGTCAGCGACTCCACAGTCACATTCACTTTTGAAGATGCACGTAAAGGCCAAGCCGCCCATGGTGTATCTGTGATCGAAGTTATGCGAAACAGCAACGGCACTTGGACTGTGAACCGTAACTCAACATTCAACCGTCGCATTCACGGCAACACGCCTATCGATATTTCTGGTCCTGCACGCGGTAATGTGTTGATGCAAACTGCAGCAGACCCCACAGGCACACGTGCACTGGGCACGCTGAACAACTGCGGTGCCGGCCAAACCCCATGGGGCACCTACATTACTTGTGAAGAAAACTTCAACGGCTATTTTGGCTGGACTGACACAACATTTACACGCAATGCGCTGGAAGCCCGCTATGGTTTGAGCCAAACAGGTTTTGGTTACCGTTGGCACGAAAGCGACCCCCGCTTTGACATTAGCGCAACGGGTAACCGCAACGAACCCAACCGCTTTGGCTGGGTTGTAGAAATTGACCCGTTCCGCCCCGCAAGCACACCCAAAAAGCGCACTGCCTTGGGCCGCTTCAAGCATGAGAATGCCGAATTGGTAATTGACCCAACCACCAAAAAAGTGGTGGTGTACATGGGTTGTGATGAGCGCTTTGAGTACGTGTACAAGTTTGTTTCGGACGCGGCTTACGACGAAAACAACATGGCAGCCAATGCCGACATTCTGGACGCGGGTACTCTGTATGTGGCCCAGTTCAATGACGATGGCACAGCTGGCGACGGCGTGGGTGTTGGTGTATGGATTCCGCTGGTGCATGGCCAAAACGGCCTGACCACTGGCAACGGTTATATCGACCAGGCCGATGTGTTGATTCGCACCCGCCAAGCTGCAAGCACCGTAGGCGCCACCCCGATGGACCGCCCAGAGTGGCTGGCTGCAAACCCCAACAAGCCAGGTGAGGTGTTTGTAACATTGACCAACAACAGTGCCCGTACAGCGGGTCAGGTGAATGAAGCCAACCCACGCGCCAACAACATTTACGGCCACATTATTCGCATCAATGAAACCAATGCAAACGCTGTAGGTACTACCTTTGACTGGAACATCTTCCTGTTGGCAGGCGAGCCTGGCCAGGAACTGTTCAACAGCCCCGACGGTTTGCAGTTTGACCGTTTGGGCCGCTTGTGGGTGCAGACCGACGGTAACTTCAGCAACACGGGCGCCTACGCAGGCCACGGCAACAACCAGATGCTTGTTGCTGACCTGGATGCAGGCACAGTTCAGCGTTTCTTTGTGGGCCCGGACGGCTGCGAAGTAACCGGCGTGACATGGACACCTGACATGCGAACCATGTTCGTGGACATTCAGCACCCAGGCGAAGTTGGCCGTCACCCCAACGCCACCAACCCAGCCACGGGTATGCCATACACCGAGGCTGAATTGATTGCCAACCCCACCGCGTTTTCAAGCTGGCCCGATGGCGCAACTGCCAGCCGCCCACGCTCGGCAACCGTGGTGGTTCGCCGCACAGACGGTGGCATTATTGGCACCTGA
- a CDS encoding nucleotidyl transferase AbiEii/AbiGii toxin family protein produces MFKRTHHQAIEQVLRLMNADLLKVHQCYFGGGTAIALRHGEYRESVDIDLMVSDLASYRALRTLVRESGSVLGLFNENTTLISQLREVRADQYGIRTAIGLGQHNIKFEIVLEGRIEFEMPKPTDEVCGVATLSVVDLLASKLLANSDRWADEGVFNRDLIDLAMMKPGFDVFAKALVKAETAYGQSIQQDLDKAIGKLLDKPDWLEKCMRAMGMSDTAPASLVTAILSLRGVLRKLNGI; encoded by the coding sequence ATGTTTAAACGCACACACCACCAGGCGATTGAACAGGTGCTTCGCTTGATGAATGCCGACTTGCTGAAAGTACACCAGTGCTACTTTGGCGGAGGTACGGCAATTGCGCTGCGACATGGGGAATACAGGGAGTCAGTGGACATCGATTTGATGGTATCTGACCTTGCCAGCTACAGGGCCTTGCGTACATTGGTACGAGAGTCTGGAAGCGTGCTGGGGCTTTTCAATGAAAACACCACTTTGATTTCGCAACTTCGAGAAGTGCGTGCAGACCAATACGGCATTCGCACTGCAATTGGACTGGGCCAACACAACATCAAATTTGAAATTGTGCTGGAAGGCCGAATAGAGTTTGAGATGCCCAAACCTACTGATGAAGTGTGCGGGGTTGCCACGCTGAGTGTTGTTGACTTGCTTGCAAGCAAATTGCTCGCGAATTCCGACCGCTGGGCGGATGAAGGTGTGTTCAATCGCGACTTGATTGACCTTGCCATGATGAAACCAGGTTTTGACGTGTTTGCAAAAGCGCTTGTCAAAGCTGAAACAGCTTACGGCCAGAGTATTCAGCAAGACCTTGATAAAGCAATTGGTAAATTACTGGACAAGCCCGACTGGCTGGAAAAATGCATGCGTGCCATGGGTATGAGTGACACTGCGCCAGCCAGTCTTGTCACAGCAATACTTTCGCTTCGCGGTGTATTGCGGAAACTCAACGGCATTTGA
- a CDS encoding DUF4864 domain-containing protein, translating into MVQADEASDRKETRAVIEAQLEAFKQGDGPKAFSYATPNIQTMFGDAETFMKMVREGYDVVVKPVTVRFVKFETDGMNALHAVQMIDRQKTLWNVYYVLQKRPDGTWRISSCETEKAETNLI; encoded by the coding sequence ATGGTCCAGGCTGACGAAGCCAGCGACCGCAAAGAAACCCGAGCAGTGATTGAAGCCCAACTCGAAGCCTTTAAACAAGGCGACGGCCCCAAGGCCTTTTCCTACGCAACCCCCAATATTCAAACCATGTTTGGCGATGCCGAGACTTTCATGAAAATGGTTCGTGAAGGCTACGACGTGGTGGTGAAGCCCGTGACAGTGCGCTTCGTGAAATTCGAGACCGATGGAATGAATGCACTACACGCGGTGCAGATGATCGACCGCCAGAAAACGCTTTGGAACGTATACTACGTATTGCAAAAGCGCCCGGACGGCACCTGGAGAATTTCCAGCTGCGAGACCGAGAAAGCGGAAACCAACCTGATTTGA
- a CDS encoding helix-turn-helix domain-containing protein, translating into MRNTMPAKFNLQTATPRDQLLALGKQLKQYRKANKLSAEAVATAAGLSRTTLHRIELGEPSVAAGAYWAAVAALGLRCGIVSTCDDRTAPIPEVIALGNYPQLKSLAWHVQGAESITPRQAWDIYVRNWRHIDETKITEDEQQLIERLQAKFEPGSKDGA; encoded by the coding sequence ATGAGAAACACTATGCCAGCCAAATTCAATTTACAAACTGCCACACCGCGAGATCAATTGCTTGCTTTGGGCAAACAATTGAAGCAATACCGCAAGGCCAACAAATTAAGTGCCGAGGCGGTGGCCACTGCCGCAGGCCTTTCACGAACTACTCTGCACCGGATTGAACTGGGGGAGCCCTCTGTAGCCGCGGGCGCCTATTGGGCTGCTGTGGCCGCACTGGGCTTAAGGTGCGGAATTGTGAGTACTTGCGATGATAGAACTGCACCGATTCCTGAAGTGATCGCTTTGGGCAACTACCCTCAATTGAAATCGCTTGCCTGGCATGTGCAGGGGGCTGAATCGATTACTCCCCGGCAAGCCTGGGATATTTATGTGCGCAACTGGCGGCATATTGATGAAACGAAAATAACTGAGGATGAACAACAGTTGATCGAGCGACTGCAGGCGAAGTTTGAACCTGGTTCGAAGGACGGTGCCTGA